One genomic region from Geoalkalibacter ferrihydriticus DSM 17813 encodes:
- a CDS encoding MBG domain-containing protein gives MSITPRPITIVADDKSKVYGQDDPELSWQVTEGNLVDEDTLSGTLSRVEGEDVGSYLIDASALANGNYLITANDGTLTITPATNEKQQAAQTVAQNLVTQMVSDITGGTATPSGSSIALSTPQQTSASGGSVTSSGFSGGLKFVDADPDVAAEGAGGDAVTSGPRPGRDSSGFMNVFVVSGGVNYSTDG, from the coding sequence TTGAGCATCACCCCGCGCCCCATCACGATTGTCGCCGACGACAAGTCCAAGGTCTACGGTCAAGACGATCCGGAGCTGAGTTGGCAGGTCACCGAAGGCAATCTGGTGGATGAGGATACCTTGAGCGGCACGCTGAGCCGCGTTGAAGGCGAGGACGTGGGCAGCTACCTCATTGATGCTTCGGCCCTTGCCAACGGCAATTATCTGATTACCGCCAACGACGGCACTCTCACCATCACCCCTGCAACAAATGAGAAGCAGCAGGCCGCACAGACCGTCGCCCAAAATCTGGTCACCCAAATGGTGAGCGACATCACCGGCGGCACCGCCACGCCTTCCGGGTCTTCCATCGCTCTGAGCACGCCGCAGCAAACCTCGGCATCCGGGGGAAGCGTCACCAGCAGCGGTTTCAGCGGCGGTCTCAAATTCGTCGACGCCGATCCAGATGTCGCCGCCGAAGGAGCAGGTGGTGATGCGGTCACCTCCGGCCCCCGGCCCGGCCGCGACAGTTCCGGCTTCATGAACGTCTTTGTTGTGTCCGGCGGCGTCAATTACTCCACGGATGGC